A stretch of Gossypium hirsutum isolate 1008001.06 chromosome A06, Gossypium_hirsutum_v2.1, whole genome shotgun sequence DNA encodes these proteins:
- the LOC121230557 gene encoding cytosolic sulfotransferase 5, translating into MDSSDFTESMLDQLPMERFWDIPLYQWDGFWYRSYHLQATMALRSQYIARDDDIILASPMKTGTTWLKALCFSILQKEENAARLNEETLAKTEKDDPRHLRDPLVDNHPAVYVQTLEVQVFTAKPPPDVSAMESPRLFHTHLPYTALPDSIKTSNCKLVYITRNPKDTLVSMWHFFNKLRTPEQGPYPFEQAFGSFINGVSHFGPFFDHVLQYWNQSLKSPNKILFLKYEDLKKDTRGEVKKLASFLGKPFNNEKEVEDVIWRCSLERLKNLEVNKNGIDPWVGMQNSAFFRSGIVGDWKNIMSKELSERLDQITMQKLKDSGLHLEI; encoded by the coding sequence ATGGATTCTTCTGATTTCACCGAATCAATGCTAGATCAGCTCCCTATGGAAAGATTTTGGGACATTCCTTTGTACCAATGGGATGGATTTTGGTACAGATCTTATCATCTCCAAGCAACAATGGCTCTTCGTTCCCAGTACATCGCACGCGACGACGACATCATCCTCGCATCCCCCATGAAAACCGGCACCACTTGGCTCAAGGCCCTTTGTTTTTCCATCCTTCAAAAGGAAGAAAACGCTGCTCGCCTTAATGAAGAAACGCTAGCCAAGACCGAGAAAGACGATCCCCGTCACCTCCGAGACCCGCTCGTCGACAACCATCCCGCAGTCTACGTTCAAACCTTGGAAGTTCAAGTTTTTACGGCAAAACCACCGCCGGATGTTTCGGCTATGGAGTCCCCAAGGCTTTTCCACACTCACTTGCCCTACACAGCATTACCGGACTCCATTAAAACCTCCAACTGCAAGCTTGTTTACATAACAAGGAACCCTAAAGACACGTTGGTCTCCATGTGGCACTTCTTCAACAAACTCCGAACACCAGAACAAGGTCCATACCCTTTTGAACAAGCATTCGGGTCCTTCATCAATGGCGTTTCTCATTTCGGTCCATTTTTCGACCACGTTTTACAGTACTGGAACCAAAGCTTGAAATCCCCCAACAAGATACTGTTCTTAAAGTACGAAGACCTCAAAAAGGACACCAGAGGTGAGGTTAAGAAACTGGCTTCGTTCCTTGGAAAACCATTCAATAATGAGAAAGAGGTTGAAGACGTAATATGGAGGTGCAGCTTGGAGAGGCTGAAGAACTTGGAGGTGAACAAGAATGGGATCGACCCTTGGGTTGGGATGCAAAACAGTGCATTCTTCAGGTCTGGAATTGTTGGAGATTGGAAAAACATTATGAGTAAAGAGTTGAGTGAGCGTTTGGATCAAATCACGATGCAGAAATTAAAGGATTCTGGGCTTCACCTTGAGATTTGA